A portion of the bacterium genome contains these proteins:
- the recG gene encoding ATP-dependent DNA helicase RecG produces the protein MNLDSSLEKVRGVGPKTLEKLAAANLRTVGDILAFFPRKHEDFASLTNLSEIRPGKVLFRARAEKVSSRRVRRGMVVVEAVLADGKDKIKAVWFNQAYRVAQLKSGDEFYFSGEFSFSYNRYQLTNPRVMKREELPSSQNFEGEAGEIVPIYRQIKGLKTEVVRKILLELKPMMKILPETLPALIVSRENLISRAEAIEWAHFPPSGEHFEKALARLSFEEIFEIIFASKLNKMDNEKLEGWQIPFDLEAVKKFTDLLKFDLTNSQRMASWEIIQDMKLGTPMNRLLQGDVGSGKTMVAILAALNAARAGFQVAVLAPTEILASQLAENFANNLLGQNLRVAFLSSSIKGVSKKQLYADLEAGKINILVGTHAIIQEKVKFKKLGLVVIDEQHRFGVSQRQKLLEKSRQKMPHLLAMTATPIPRSLQLTLFGDLSVSVLREKPKGRKPILTEIISPVSRTPMVAKIKDEISKGRQAFVIVPAIRESSNDEIKSIETEFRRLKKEFSGLRIAQLHGKMPAEEKDAVMADFLAKKSDILLSTTVIEVGVDVPNASVMVIENADRFGLSQLHQLRGRVGRGGADAFCYLVMSGTSKPPERLLEIEKTDDGFALAEKDLALRGPGEIYGKAQSGELRLEFASLGDTETISRAQSAVDLLAENSTEFEKYLHTRQSSLKKYQRLTVLN, from the coding sequence ATGAATCTCGACTCTTCTCTTGAAAAAGTCCGCGGCGTCGGTCCCAAAACGCTTGAAAAATTGGCGGCCGCTAATTTGCGCACAGTTGGTGATATTTTGGCGTTTTTTCCACGCAAGCATGAAGATTTTGCGAGTCTAACTAATCTTAGCGAGATTCGACCTGGTAAAGTTTTGTTCAGGGCGCGCGCCGAGAAGGTGTCGAGTCGTCGCGTGAGGCGCGGGATGGTTGTTGTTGAGGCGGTGCTTGCGGACGGAAAAGACAAGATTAAGGCTGTGTGGTTTAACCAAGCCTATCGCGTGGCGCAACTTAAATCTGGCGATGAATTTTATTTTTCGGGCGAATTTTCTTTCTCCTATAATCGTTATCAACTCACAAATCCGCGCGTAATGAAGCGCGAAGAATTGCCTTCGAGCCAGAATTTTGAGGGCGAGGCGGGTGAGATTGTTCCGATTTATCGACAAATTAAGGGATTGAAAACAGAGGTCGTTCGAAAAATACTGCTTGAACTCAAACCGATGATGAAGATTTTACCAGAAACTCTGCCAGCGCTAATCGTGTCGCGCGAAAACTTGATTTCTCGTGCCGAAGCGATCGAGTGGGCGCATTTTCCGCCGAGCGGCGAACATTTTGAGAAAGCGCTTGCGAGATTGTCCTTTGAGGAGATTTTTGAGATTATCTTTGCTTCGAAATTGAATAAAATGGACAACGAGAAGTTGGAGGGTTGGCAGATTCCGTTTGATTTGGAAGCGGTCAAGAAGTTCACAGATTTGCTTAAATTCGATTTGACAAATTCTCAAAGAATGGCATCGTGGGAGATTATCCAAGATATGAAATTGGGCACGCCGATGAACCGGCTTCTCCAAGGCGATGTTGGGTCGGGCAAGACGATGGTGGCGATCCTCGCGGCGCTCAATGCGGCTCGTGCGGGCTTTCAAGTGGCAGTTCTTGCGCCTACTGAGATCTTGGCTTCGCAGTTGGCAGAGAATTTTGCCAATAATCTGCTTGGCCAAAATTTACGTGTGGCTTTTCTTTCTTCTTCCATAAAAGGCGTCTCAAAAAAGCAACTTTATGCTGATTTGGAAGCGGGAAAAATCAACATTTTGGTTGGGACGCACGCCATAATTCAAGAAAAAGTCAAGTTCAAAAAATTAGGTCTTGTTGTGATTGATGAACAGCATCGTTTTGGCGTCAGTCAGCGCCAGAAATTGCTTGAAAAGTCTCGTCAAAAAATGCCACATCTCCTTGCGATGACTGCTACGCCGATTCCGCGATCGCTTCAATTGACGCTTTTTGGCGATCTGTCTGTATCTGTTTTGCGCGAAAAACCAAAGGGTAGAAAGCCGATTTTGACCGAGATAATTTCTCCCGTTTCGCGCACACCTATGGTCGCTAAAATTAAGGATGAGATCTCTAAAGGTCGCCAAGCGTTTGTGATCGTGCCGGCGATCAGGGAGTCTTCGAATGATGAAATTAAAAGTATTGAGACTGAATTTCGAAGATTGAAAAAAGAATTCTCGGGGTTGAGAATCGCCCAACTTCATGGCAAAATGCCCGCAGAAGAAAAGGACGCAGTGATGGCTGATTTTCTCGCAAAAAAATCAGATATTCTACTTTCTACTACTGTTATTGAGGTTGGTGTAGATGTTCCTAACGCTAGCGTGATGGTGATTGAAAATGCCGACAGATTTGGCTTGAGTCAACTTCATCAGTTGCGCGGTCGAGTGGGGCGTGGCGGAGCGGACGCGTTTTGTTATCTTGTGATGAGCGGGACGAGCAAGCCACCTGAGCGTCTGTTGGAGATTGAAAAGACTGATGATGGCTTTGCTTTGGCAGAAAAAGATCTCGCGTTAAGGGGCCCGGGCGAAATTTACGGTAAAGCGCAAAGTGGTGAATTGCGACTAGAGTTTGCTAGCCTTGGTGATACCGAGACAATTTCTCGCGCGCAATCAGCGGTGGATTTGTTGGCGGAAAATTCAACCGAATTCGAAAAGTATTTACACACAAGACAATCTTCGCTCAAAAAATATCAGAGATTGACTGTTTTGAATTAG
- the cysS gene encoding cysteine--tRNA ligase gives MIKFYNTPTKQIETFIPQDPQNIKIYTCGPTVYATPHIGNWVAYIYWDILVRTLVTNGLTVNRTMNITDVGHLVSDEDDGEDKLEKGARREGKTAWQVAEFYTNEFIEGMRALNLIQPQNLSKATDFISQQIAIVDDLTAKGFTYQTSDGIYFDTSKFPRYADFAGLDLENLKAGARVNFNPEKRNLADFALWKWSPKDARRDMEWDYLGRKGFPGWHLECSAIALNTLGGTLDIHTGGIDHIPVHHTDEIAQSEAHTGERFANFWLHCNHMMVEGKKISKSLGNGYSLVDLAERGFSPLDFKMLVLQSHYQTSGDFNFESLQAAQNRLENWQNIARLRHQIKGKNGELPSLAAKNFILEILNNNLDTPKALSEIDKIFAEISKAPLEKLSHHNLLEFLDFLDEVLGLDLLKTTQDITEEVKRLIIARNSARSEKNWTESDRLREEISAYGVAIRDTPSGTIWEK, from the coding sequence ATGATAAAATTCTACAACACTCCAACCAAACAAATAGAAACTTTCATTCCGCAGGATCCGCAGAATATTAAGATTTACACTTGCGGACCTACGGTTTACGCTACGCCCCATATTGGCAACTGGGTGGCTTATATTTACTGGGATATCTTGGTTAGGACTCTTGTCACCAATGGTTTGACAGTCAATAGAACTATGAATATTACAGATGTGGGTCATCTTGTTTCTGACGAAGATGATGGCGAAGATAAACTAGAGAAAGGCGCCCGCCGTGAAGGCAAAACTGCTTGGCAAGTAGCAGAATTTTATACCAATGAATTTATCGAAGGGATGCGTGCACTTAATTTGATTCAGCCCCAAAATTTGTCCAAAGCGACAGATTTTATCTCTCAGCAAATTGCGATCGTAGATGACCTGACTGCTAAAGGCTTTACTTATCAGACTTCTGACGGAATTTACTTTGATACTTCAAAATTTCCGCGTTACGCCGATTTTGCTGGGCTCGACCTTGAAAATCTCAAGGCTGGCGCGCGCGTTAACTTTAATCCAGAAAAGCGCAATTTGGCGGATTTTGCTCTTTGGAAATGGTCGCCGAAAGACGCTCGGCGTGATATGGAGTGGGATTACTTGGGTCGAAAGGGTTTTCCTGGCTGGCACCTTGAGTGCTCCGCTATTGCGCTCAATACTCTCGGCGGCACGCTAGATATACATACTGGCGGTATCGATCATATTCCTGTTCACCACACTGATGAGATCGCTCAGAGTGAGGCACATACTGGAGAGAGATTCGCCAATTTCTGGCTTCACTGTAACCATATGATGGTTGAAGGTAAGAAAATCAGTAAAAGTCTTGGTAATGGCTATTCTTTGGTCGATTTAGCGGAACGAGGTTTTAGCCCGCTCGATTTTAAGATGCTTGTTCTGCAAAGTCACTACCAGACTAGTGGAGATTTCAATTTCGAAAGTCTTCAGGCTGCCCAAAATCGCTTGGAAAATTGGCAAAATATTGCTCGACTGCGCCATCAAATAAAAGGTAAGAATGGTGAACTTCCATCACTTGCCGCTAAAAATTTCATTCTTGAAATCTTGAACAACAATCTTGATACGCCCAAGGCACTGTCGGAGATAGATAAGATTTTTGCTGAAATTTCAAAAGCACCTTTAGAAAAACTATCGCACCATAATTTGCTCGAATTTCTTGATTTTTTGGATGAAGTTTTGGGCTTGGACCTGCTTAAAACTACACAAGATATTACGGAAGAAGTCAAGAGATTAATTATCGCAAGAAATTCTGCTCGAAGTGAAAAAAACTGGACAGAATCCGACCGCCTTAGAGAAGAGATATCTGCTTATGGAGTTGCGATTCGAGACACGCCAAGCGGCACAATCTGGGAAAAATAA
- a CDS encoding methylated-DNA--[protein]-cysteine S-methyltransferase has product MYSLKSTKIQTPLGEMLAVSHDEALVLLEFTDNENIEKDISQVEEFFQTKIEEGENLILKQISAEIEDYFKHPTTNFTTPVEMIGTDFQKSVWAELRNIQSGNITSYSELAEKLDNPNAARAVGNAINANKLSIIVPCHRVLTKDMEIGGYNSGENRKNWLLQHEIF; this is encoded by the coding sequence ATGTATAGTCTAAAATCAACAAAAATCCAAACTCCTCTCGGTGAAATGCTCGCGGTTTCGCATGATGAAGCGCTGGTTTTGCTGGAATTTACAGATAACGAAAACATAGAAAAGGATATTTCGCAAGTGGAAGAATTCTTCCAAACAAAAATCGAAGAAGGCGAGAATCTGATTTTGAAACAAATTTCTGCAGAAATCGAGGATTATTTTAAGCATCCGACAACCAATTTTACTACGCCAGTTGAGATGATTGGAACCGACTTTCAAAAGTCAGTTTGGGCGGAACTAAGGAATATTCAATCTGGAAATATAACTTCATACTCAGAGTTGGCGGAAAAACTAGACAATCCCAATGCCGCACGCGCTGTCGGCAACGCCATCAACGCCAACAAACTCTCAATCATCGTGCCGTGCCATCGTGTTTTGACTAAAGATATGGAGATCGGTGGCTATAACAGTGGTGAAAATCGCAAAAACTGGCTTCTCCAGCACGAAATTTTCTAA
- the recO gene encoding DNA repair protein RecO, protein MKQIKTLAIVLRRTDYGEADKIVNFLTPKGRIAALVKGVRKQKSKMAGGIEVFSVNEIVVMDGKSDLKTLISARSKEFFSQIVRDYDRTETAYWAIKQVGRASEMVDSVEFFEILRTVFVALDDFEIDESLICAWVSLNLAVARGESLNFESDVMGERLRADARYDFDNFEKAFVERQQGRYDASHIKFLRLLVSSEPRILSKIVGRQKILSEIGEIVRILGE, encoded by the coding sequence ATGAAACAAATTAAAACTTTAGCGATAGTTTTGCGTCGGACAGATTATGGCGAGGCTGATAAAATCGTCAATTTTTTGACGCCAAAAGGGCGTATCGCGGCCTTGGTAAAAGGCGTTAGAAAGCAAAAGTCTAAAATGGCTGGCGGAATTGAAGTTTTTAGCGTGAACGAAATTGTGGTAATGGACGGAAAAAGCGACCTAAAAACGCTGATTTCCGCGCGGAGTAAGGAGTTTTTTTCTCAAATTGTGCGTGACTATGATCGGACGGAGACTGCTTATTGGGCAATAAAGCAGGTTGGGAGAGCGAGCGAAATGGTTGATTCGGTGGAGTTTTTTGAAATTTTGCGGACAGTTTTCGTGGCACTGGACGACTTTGAAATTGATGAGAGCCTGATTTGTGCTTGGGTCTCTCTCAATCTGGCGGTGGCGCGTGGCGAGAGTTTAAATTTTGAGAGCGATGTGATGGGTGAGCGCCTTCGAGCGGATGCGCGATATGATTTTGATAATTTCGAAAAGGCTTTTGTGGAGCGTCAACAGGGGCGATATGATGCTTCGCATATTAAATTCTTACGACTTTTAGTTTCGAGCGAGCCAAGGATTCTCTCCAAAATTGTCGGCAGGCAAAAAATCCTGTCCGAAATCGGCGAAATTGTGAGAATTTTGGGGGAATAA
- a CDS encoding response regulator — MSLRFSKFSNNVSRPKVLVVEDNEILAEYFADVFSRDFDVRSAFSAEQAIVKVGDFAPDLIWLDILLGEHSAFAFLNELRTYADTLRTPVMICSDMTENLGEELLREYGVVRIFDKSKMRPGEILRTAKEILNETN, encoded by the coding sequence GTGAGTTTGAGATTTAGCAAGTTTTCGAATAATGTTTCTCGACCAAAAGTACTGGTTGTGGAAGATAATGAGATATTGGCGGAGTATTTTGCTGATGTGTTCTCGCGTGATTTTGATGTTAGGAGTGCTTTTTCTGCCGAGCAGGCAATTGTGAAGGTGGGTGACTTTGCGCCTGATTTAATTTGGCTTGATATTTTGCTTGGCGAGCACTCGGCGTTTGCTTTTTTGAACGAACTCAGAACTTACGCGGACACTTTGCGCACGCCCGTTATGATCTGCTCAGATATGACAGAAAATTTAGGAGAAGAACTTTTGCGAGAATACGGCGTTGTGCGGATCTTTGACAAAAGTAAAATGAGGCCGGGTGAAATTTTGCGGACGGCGAAGGAAATTTTGAATGAAACAAATTAA
- a CDS encoding ribonuclease J, which translates to MNNNFNEKAARSRQNLQKKAQDLMKNREKYVPNADARKAEKAKKEAKISKMKEKASKQNSKKSDAQKVNLPTTTRRGAVVRAQRMVSNDINLRATQHIVNIPVNKSLFNGFNGEQLTPSILKKLKPAEDSVKVIPLGGLGEFGIGKNMFAIEYKDEILVIDMGSIFPNEDYPGVNFMTPDITYLKDNMHKVKAVAFTHAHLDHIGAVRQLLPEFGNNIPIYATDFTIGMIKRQMEEAVAEVSPNYQVVDPFKHEEIKISEHLTMEFVHVLHSIPGCVAMIIRTPNGNIVHMGDWRFENDPVDTQFDMPRLAEVAQKEGIDLLMNESTNIDTPGTHPHSEYAIGESVGEVMDAYPHSRLIFSCFSSQIYRLQLILEEAAKHNRKVAFAGFSMINAIEVALRARKIKVPKDVIMKMEDIVKLDDEKVTVVCTGSQGELNAVLNRMATGAHRFIKIKATDVVVFSSSPIPGNEPRVASTVDGLIREGSGVIQHGRGHYHGIGPLHLSGHAYYDDHVKLVETLRPNNYLPVHGEFYMLQHNAEMAQKVLGLPRKNILVADSGDIVELTKDRSIRKGGRVQIGSILYDNTGNTVHDAVVKDRLHISTEGIFIIVLTISKKTGRLLKTPDVISRGFVYLKDSEELIGKIRHYLRVKTEKETDRKIEIADLKQEIKDDVSHLLFDSTGHTPIVIPVVNKV; encoded by the coding sequence ATGAATAATAATTTTAATGAAAAAGCCGCGCGCTCTCGGCAAAATTTACAAAAAAAGGCGCAAGATTTAATGAAAAATCGCGAAAAATATGTCCCAAACGCTGACGCTCGAAAGGCGGAGAAGGCTAAAAAAGAGGCTAAAATTTCCAAGATGAAAGAAAAGGCTTCCAAGCAAAATTCCAAGAAATCTGACGCGCAAAAAGTTAATTTGCCAACAACCACTCGTCGTGGCGCGGTTGTGCGTGCGCAACGGATGGTTAGCAACGATATCAATCTTCGCGCGACTCAGCACATCGTGAATATACCTGTCAATAAATCGCTTTTCAACGGATTTAACGGTGAGCAATTGACGCCTTCGATTCTTAAAAAATTGAAGCCGGCCGAAGACAGCGTTAAGGTGATTCCGCTTGGCGGTCTTGGCGAATTTGGCATCGGTAAAAATATGTTTGCCATTGAGTATAAGGATGAAATCCTCGTTATCGATATGGGCTCAATTTTCCCTAATGAAGACTATCCTGGTGTGAATTTCATGACGCCCGACATCACGTATCTCAAAGATAATATGCACAAAGTTAAGGCTGTTGCGTTTACCCACGCCCACCTTGACCACATCGGTGCGGTGCGGCAACTTCTGCCAGAATTTGGCAATAATATTCCGATTTATGCGACTGATTTCACGATCGGTATGATTAAGCGCCAGATGGAAGAGGCTGTCGCGGAAGTCAGCCCGAATTATCAAGTTGTTGATCCATTTAAGCACGAAGAAATTAAAATTTCAGAGCATCTAACAATGGAATTTGTCCATGTTCTTCACTCGATTCCTGGTTGCGTGGCGATGATTATTCGAACACCAAACGGAAATATTGTTCATATGGGCGACTGGCGCTTCGAAAATGATCCAGTCGACACACAGTTTGATATGCCTCGCCTCGCCGAAGTTGCGCAAAAAGAAGGCATCGATCTTTTGATGAATGAATCCACCAACATCGACACCCCTGGTACGCACCCACACAGTGAGTATGCTATTGGTGAATCTGTTGGCGAAGTTATGGACGCTTATCCGCACTCGCGCCTGATTTTCTCGTGCTTTTCGAGCCAGATTTATCGCCTTCAATTGATTCTCGAAGAAGCCGCCAAGCATAATCGAAAGGTTGCCTTTGCTGGATTTTCAATGATTAATGCGATCGAAGTTGCTCTTCGTGCGCGCAAAATTAAAGTTCCAAAAGATGTCATTATGAAAATGGAAGATATCGTCAAATTGGATGATGAAAAGGTGACGGTAGTTTGTACCGGCTCGCAAGGAGAACTTAACGCTGTTCTTAACAGAATGGCTACGGGCGCACACCGCTTCATTAAGATTAAAGCGACTGATGTTGTAGTATTTTCTTCGAGTCCAATCCCTGGAAACGAGCCTCGAGTGGCTTCGACCGTTGACGGCTTGATTCGAGAAGGCTCTGGCGTGATTCAGCACGGACGCGGACATTATCACGGTATTGGACCACTTCACCTATCTGGTCATGCGTACTACGACGATCATGTTAAACTTGTCGAAACGCTTCGACCAAATAATTACTTACCAGTTCACGGAGAATTCTATATGCTCCAACACAACGCAGAAATGGCGCAAAAGGTCCTCGGCCTACCTCGCAAGAATATCTTGGTAGCGGACTCTGGCGATATTGTTGAGTTAACTAAGGATCGCTCTATCCGCAAAGGTGGTCGCGTTCAAATTGGCTCAATCCTTTACGATAATACGGGCAATACCGTTCATGACGCAGTCGTTAAGGATCGTCTCCATATCTCAACAGAGGGAATCTTTATCATTGTTCTCACTATAAGTAAGAAGACAGGTAGATTGCTCAAGACTCCAGATGTGATCTCGCGCGGTTTTGTTTATCTCAAAGATAGCGAGGAATTGATCGGCAAGATCCGCCACTACTTGCGCGTTAAAACTGAGAAAGAAACCGACCGTAAGATTGAAATCGCTGATCTCAAGCAGGAAATCAAGGACGATGTTTCGCACTTACTCTTTGATAGCACAGGGCATACGCCGATTGTGATTCCGGTGGTGAATAAGGTTTAA
- the nusA gene encoding transcription termination factor NusA: MEDLNIKHMLLAARTIAEEKNLPEEKVLQVIEMAIAAAWRREHGERGQNVRGVLDINTGEAEVFVQYEVVDGEEAYNPVSEIALEDARVKQADIEIGEFIEEGPFKVETFGRVAAQTAKQVVLQRLREAEREIVLEEFEDKIGTIVSGTVSKVDRLPARGNRPESTIVKIDLGKATGVMPPREQIMGEYFSVGQRVKVLIKDIEREGRAPELIVSRADANFVKVLFEQEVPELETGMVEIVAIAREAGRRTKMAVRSLMNGVDPVGTFVGGRGMRVNSVMNEIGEREKIDIVVWSENNSEFIREAISPAEVVSVEIVEGKNRAKIFVTEDQQSIAIGRGGQNVRLASRLTGFELDVETAKVEEKKPRGNIEDGLFDALNEASETEVVAELDGDEPDREKFGGENQ; this comes from the coding sequence ATGGAAGATCTAAATATCAAACATATGCTTCTCGCAGCGCGAACTATCGCTGAAGAAAAAAACCTCCCAGAAGAGAAAGTTCTTCAAGTTATTGAGATGGCGATTGCTGCTGCTTGGCGACGCGAGCACGGTGAGCGCGGTCAAAATGTGCGCGGTGTGCTTGATATTAACACTGGTGAAGCGGAAGTTTTCGTCCAGTATGAAGTTGTCGACGGCGAAGAAGCCTACAACCCAGTGAGCGAAATCGCCCTCGAAGATGCCCGCGTCAAGCAAGCCGACATCGAAATTGGTGAATTTATTGAAGAAGGCCCATTCAAGGTGGAGACTTTTGGTCGCGTGGCTGCGCAAACTGCCAAGCAGGTTGTTCTTCAACGCCTTCGTGAGGCTGAGCGCGAGATCGTGTTGGAAGAATTTGAAGACAAAATTGGCACAATCGTCAGCGGAACTGTTTCTAAGGTTGATCGCCTACCAGCGCGTGGCAATCGCCCTGAATCTACAATTGTCAAGATTGACCTCGGTAAAGCAACTGGTGTAATGCCTCCACGCGAGCAGATTATGGGTGAATACTTCTCTGTTGGTCAGCGTGTTAAGGTATTGATTAAGGATATCGAGCGCGAAGGTCGTGCGCCAGAATTGATCGTTTCTAGAGCAGATGCTAACTTTGTTAAAGTTCTATTCGAACAAGAAGTTCCAGAACTCGAAACCGGCATGGTTGAAATCGTGGCGATTGCTCGTGAGGCTGGTCGTCGCACCAAGATGGCTGTTCGATCACTGATGAATGGCGTTGATCCTGTCGGAACCTTTGTTGGTGGTCGCGGTATGCGCGTTAATTCCGTGATGAACGAAATCGGCGAGCGCGAGAAGATCGACATCGTTGTTTGGAGCGAGAATAATAGCGAATTTATCCGAGAAGCAATTAGCCCAGCGGAAGTTGTTTCAGTCGAGATTGTTGAGGGTAAAAACCGCGCCAAGATTTTTGTTACAGAAGATCAGCAAAGTATTGCAATTGGTCGTGGCGGTCAGAATGTGCGACTCGCCTCTCGCTTGACTGGCTTTGAACTTGATGTTGAAACTGCTAAAGTTGAAGAGAAAAAGCCTCGGGGCAATATCGAGGACGGTCTCTTTGACGCGCTAAACGAAGCCTCTGAAACAGAAGTCGTTGCAGAACTTGATGGCGATGAGCCAGATCGAGAAAAATTCGGCGGAGAAAATCAATAA
- a CDS encoding sugar phosphate nucleotidyltransferase produces the protein MSISTATRFDFSVKRPASVGLRSEIVMVIPCAGNGTRQSSWSSRIAKELIPVPSNGFTKAAVHDLIDKALKAGIILENIFLVISDEKDDIKNYFQKDTRRLEAELRDKGKEKFAQSVEEIPFIPDEQFILQSGPYGNATPLDSAAKKIGTARWILYMFPDDLFLTDGKNDIEQMIEAHEKTGGSIFATKRVIMDKEYDQYGIVDGRAVEGTGGKLVEVSTIIEKPGKAAAPSDLASVSGFIFDPIMWQIVEEETSRFNSAEENMIQPMIQQAIDHGWPFFAVKIDGNYHDTGNHADYAKLWAEVA, from the coding sequence ATGTCAATTAGTACTGCGACGAGGTTTGATTTTTCTGTCAAACGCCCTGCGTCAGTTGGCTTGCGGTCTGAAATTGTTATGGTAATTCCGTGTGCGGGTAATGGCACACGCCAGAGTTCTTGGAGTTCACGGATCGCTAAGGAGTTAATTCCTGTACCATCCAATGGTTTTACTAAAGCGGCTGTTCACGATTTGATCGATAAAGCGCTCAAAGCGGGGATCATTTTAGAGAATATATTTTTGGTGATATCTGATGAAAAGGATGATATTAAGAATTATTTCCAAAAAGATACTCGAAGGTTGGAAGCGGAGCTTCGCGATAAAGGCAAAGAAAAATTCGCCCAAAGTGTTGAAGAAATTCCGTTTATCCCAGATGAGCAATTTATTTTACAATCTGGCCCTTACGGTAATGCCACACCGCTTGATTCTGCGGCGAAAAAAATCGGCACCGCTCGTTGGATCTTATATATGTTTCCAGATGATTTGTTCTTGACTGATGGCAAAAATGATATCGAACAAATGATCGAGGCTCACGAAAAAACTGGCGGATCGATTTTTGCGACTAAGCGAGTTATTATGGATAAAGAGTATGATCAATACGGAATCGTTGATGGCCGTGCTGTTGAGGGCACAGGTGGAAAATTGGTTGAAGTTTCAACCATAATCGAAAAGCCGGGCAAGGCCGCCGCGCCTAGTGATTTGGCGAGTGTTTCTGGCTTTATCTTTGACCCGATTATGTGGCAGATTGTCGAAGAGGAGACGAGCCGATTCAATAGCGCGGAAGAAAATATGATTCAGCCGATGATCCAGCAAGCAATTGATCACGGTTGGCCGTTTTTCGCCGTTAAGATTGATGGAAACTACCACGACACAGGCAATCACGCTGATTACGCAAAGTTGTGGGCAGAAGTCGCCTAA
- a CDS encoding HAMP domain-containing sensor histidine kinase translates to MEWSGEIAENWGARDANFLVAAHEMKAPLSIVRQLSLALGDDALEFSPEQKRRMIAQISSTSERALRLVSDLTKISRLEDALFEMEPINCSKVCDDILREVDGVFRISGRKIAFKRPKKSDLILANYDLLRSILLNFTDNALVASNKKSTTEISVSAKENRIRIAVRDYGQVLPKEVWRAVKSGSAEVARAGSSPQSSGLGIYISKNFAKKMGAKVGVIKHRDGSTFYVDLLKSEQLSLL, encoded by the coding sequence ATGGAATGGAGTGGAGAAATTGCTGAAAATTGGGGTGCGAGAGACGCCAATTTTTTGGTTGCAGCCCACGAAATGAAGGCACCGCTCTCGATCGTGAGGCAACTCAGTCTGGCGCTGGGCGATGACGCACTGGAATTTTCTCCCGAGCAAAAGCGGCGGATGATTGCGCAGATTTCAAGCACAAGTGAACGTGCGCTCCGTCTTGTTTCTGACTTGACCAAAATTTCTCGGCTTGAAGATGCGCTTTTTGAGATGGAGCCGATAAATTGTAGTAAAGTTTGCGATGATATTTTGCGCGAAGTTGACGGAGTTTTCAGGATTTCTGGGAGAAAAATTGCTTTTAAGCGCCCCAAAAAGTCAGATTTAATCTTGGCGAATTACGACCTACTTCGATCGATTTTGCTCAATTTTACGGATAATGCGCTTGTGGCTTCGAACAAAAAATCGACTACCGAGATCTCAGTTTCCGCAAAAGAAAACCGCATTCGAATTGCGGTGCGTGATTACGGGCAAGTTTTGCCGAAAGAAGTTTGGCGTGCGGTAAAATCAGGCTCAGCAGAGGTCGCTCGCGCTGGATCTAGCCCGCAAAGTAGCGGTCTTGGTATCTATATCTCTAAAAATTTTGCTAAAAAAATGGGCGCTAAAGTGGGTGTAATTAAACATCGTGATGGTAGCACATTTTATGTTGATCTCTTAAAATCGGAGCAATTGAGTTTATTGTGA